A single window of Rhizobium indicum DNA harbors:
- a CDS encoding glycine--tRNA ligase subunit alpha — MSAIPDHMNPKRSFQALILTLHNYWADKGCAVLQPYDMEVGAGTFHPATTLRALGPKPWKAAYVQPSRRPSDGRYGENPNRLQHYYQYQVILKPNPPNLQELYLGSLAAIGLDPLLHDIRFVEDDWESPTLGAWGLGWECWCDGMEVSQFTYFQQVCGIECSPVAGELTYGLERLAMYVQGVDNVYDLNFNGRDGDEKISYGDVFLQAEQEYSRHNFEFANTEMLHRHFVDAEKECRALLDAGAPGDNANQRLHKCVFPAYDQCIKASHVFNLLDARGVISVTERQSYILRVRTLAKACGEAFLLTDAGGVNLSKEAA, encoded by the coding sequence ATGTCAGCTATCCCAGACCATATGAACCCGAAGCGCTCCTTCCAGGCGCTGATCCTGACCCTGCATAACTACTGGGCGGACAAGGGTTGCGCGGTGCTGCAGCCCTACGACATGGAAGTCGGTGCCGGCACCTTCCACCCGGCCACCACGCTGCGCGCCCTCGGCCCGAAGCCGTGGAAGGCGGCCTATGTCCAGCCGTCCCGCCGTCCCTCCGACGGCCGCTACGGCGAAAATCCGAACCGGCTGCAGCATTATTACCAATACCAGGTCATCCTGAAGCCGAACCCGCCGAACCTACAGGAGCTCTATCTCGGTTCGCTGGCGGCGATCGGCCTCGATCCGCTGCTGCACGACATCCGCTTCGTCGAGGACGACTGGGAAAGCCCGACGCTCGGCGCCTGGGGCCTCGGCTGGGAATGCTGGTGCGACGGCATGGAAGTCTCGCAGTTCACCTATTTCCAGCAGGTCTGCGGTATCGAATGCTCACCCGTCGCCGGCGAACTGACCTATGGCCTCGAACGCCTCGCCATGTATGTCCAGGGCGTCGACAATGTCTATGATTTGAATTTCAACGGCCGCGACGGCGACGAGAAGATCAGCTATGGCGACGTCTTCCTGCAGGCCGAGCAGGAATATTCGCGTCATAATTTCGAGTTCGCCAATACCGAGATGCTGCATCGCCATTTTGTCGACGCCGAGAAGGAATGCCGGGCGCTGCTCGATGCTGGCGCCCCCGGCGACAACGCCAACCAGCGCCTGCACAAATGCGTCTTCCCCGCCTATGACCAGTGCATCAAGGCAAGCCATGTTTTCAATCTGCTTGATGCCCGCGGCGTCATCTCGGTCACCGAGCGCCAGAGCTACATCCTGCGCGTTCGCACGCTTGCCAAGGCTTGCGGCGAAGCCTTCCTGCTGACCGACGCCGGCGGCGTCAATCTGTCGAAAGAGGCGGCGTAA
- a CDS encoding DUF2207 domain-containing protein, giving the protein MGRRFFGFCFALLLMLTAPVAFAAEVIDSFASDIALEKSGAMSVTETITVNAEGNQINHGIFRDFPLYFTDADGRRRSVDFDMVSVQRDGEEEPWHTESISRGIRIYAGSADVTVTPGRHRYVFTYRTNRQIRYFDDHDELYWNVTGNGWIFPIRSATATVKLPPDVGATETTFFTGPEGATGKNARVSETGAGLVFSTTAPLDAHEGLTFAIRMPKGSIDPPSADMESTWWLKDNRNYFIGFGGLILVFAYYTRSWLKVGRDPARGVVVPRWDAPDGISPALVNYIDNKGFSGEGWTALSATALNLAVRGYVKLEDLKNSIVIQGTGKPLSKEKFQAGEIELLKVAGGAGSTLTIDKANGERVKSVGQSFRAAIEKEHRGKYYNSNLAYTAGGIALSAAALVTLFVFGSLEPDTIAVMLIPIVISVFVSVFVAGLVRSLHRGNSLFGKIIAIISAAIGVFVGISILATMGLALASSLVQLHETPMLFAVGGIVLLNILYFFIMGAPTPLGAKMMDGIDGLRQYLTLAEKDRMNTAGAPEMSPRHFETLLPYAVALGVEKPWSRTFETWLAAAAAGAAAAYAPAWYSGNFNSGSFSDRIGGFSSSMASTIASTIPSPPPSSSSSGFSGGGSSGGGGGGGGGGGW; this is encoded by the coding sequence ATGGGGCGTCGGTTTTTCGGATTTTGCTTTGCACTGCTCTTGATGCTGACCGCCCCAGTGGCGTTTGCCGCCGAGGTGATCGACAGTTTCGCCTCCGATATCGCGCTGGAAAAGAGCGGCGCGATGTCGGTGACCGAGACGATCACCGTCAATGCCGAGGGCAATCAGATCAACCACGGCATCTTCCGTGACTTCCCGCTCTATTTCACCGATGCCGACGGCCGTCGCCGCAGCGTCGATTTCGATATGGTCTCGGTCCAGCGCGATGGCGAGGAAGAGCCCTGGCACACCGAATCGATATCACGCGGCATCCGCATCTATGCCGGTTCTGCCGATGTGACGGTGACGCCGGGCCGTCATCGATATGTCTTCACCTACAGGACCAACCGCCAGATCCGCTATTTCGACGATCACGACGAACTCTATTGGAACGTCACCGGCAATGGCTGGATCTTCCCGATCCGCTCAGCCACGGCAACGGTGAAGCTGCCGCCTGACGTCGGCGCGACGGAGACGACCTTCTTCACCGGCCCTGAGGGCGCGACGGGAAAGAATGCCCGCGTCAGCGAAACCGGCGCCGGCCTAGTTTTTTCCACCACCGCGCCGCTCGATGCCCACGAAGGCCTGACCTTTGCGATCCGCATGCCGAAGGGGTCGATCGATCCGCCAAGCGCGGATATGGAAAGCACCTGGTGGCTGAAGGACAACCGCAATTATTTCATCGGCTTCGGCGGCCTGATCCTCGTTTTCGCCTACTACACGCGCTCCTGGCTGAAGGTCGGCCGCGATCCTGCCCGGGGTGTCGTCGTGCCGCGCTGGGACGCGCCGGATGGTATCTCGCCGGCGCTGGTCAATTACATCGACAATAAGGGCTTCTCCGGTGAGGGCTGGACGGCGCTGTCCGCCACCGCCCTCAATCTTGCCGTCCGCGGTTACGTCAAGCTCGAAGACCTGAAGAATTCGATCGTCATCCAGGGCACCGGCAAGCCGCTCAGCAAGGAGAAATTCCAGGCCGGCGAAATCGAACTGCTGAAGGTTGCCGGCGGCGCCGGTTCGACGCTGACGATCGACAAGGCCAATGGCGAGCGGGTGAAATCCGTCGGTCAGTCCTTCCGCGCGGCGATCGAGAAGGAGCATCGCGGCAAATATTACAATTCCAACCTGGCCTATACCGCAGGCGGCATCGCGCTCAGCGCCGCGGCCCTGGTGACCCTGTTCGTTTTTGGTTCGCTGGAGCCCGACACCATCGCGGTGATGCTGATCCCGATTGTCATCTCGGTCTTCGTTTCGGTGTTCGTCGCCGGCCTCGTCAGGTCGCTGCATCGCGGCAATTCGCTGTTCGGCAAGATCATCGCCATCATCTCCGCCGCGATCGGCGTCTTCGTCGGCATCAGCATCCTGGCGACCATGGGGCTGGCGCTTGCCTCCTCGCTGGTGCAACTGCACGAAACGCCGATGCTCTTTGCCGTTGGCGGCATCGTGCTTTTGAACATTCTCTATTTCTTCATCATGGGTGCGCCGACCCCGCTCGGCGCCAAGATGATGGATGGCATAGACGGTCTGCGCCAATATCTGACGCTTGCCGAGAAAGACCGGATGAACACGGCCGGCGCCCCGGAAATGTCGCCGCGGCATTTCGAGACGCTGCTGCCCTATGCGGTGGCGCTCGGTGTCGAAAAACCCTGGTCGCGCACATTCGAAACCTGGCTTGCGGCAGCTGCAGCCGGCGCGGCGGCCGCCTATGCGCCCGCCTGGTATTCCGGCAACTTCAACAGTGGCAGCTTCTCCGATCGTATAGGCGGCTTTTCCTCGTCCATGGCCTCGACCATCGCGTCGACGATTCCTTCGCCGCCGCCGTCGAGCTCATCCTCCGGTTTTTCCGGCGGCGGCTCGTCCGGAGGAGGCGGCGGAGGCGGGGGAGGCGGGGGCTGGTAA
- the purD gene encoding phosphoribosylamine--glycine ligase, producing the protein MKVLLIGSGGREHALAWKLAQSPLMTEFYAAPGNPGIAEHAVLVPVDIEDHEAVAAFCKDKAIDFVVVGPEAPLVAGLADRLRADGLSVFGPSAAAAQLEGSKGFTKDICARYDIPTGTYQRFNNGPKAKAYIRAEGVPIVVKADGLAAGKGVTVAMTLDEALAAVDDCFEGAFGAAGAEVVVEAYLDGEEASFFCLCDGKHALPLATAQDHKRVGEGDTGVNTGGMGAYSPAPVMTAEMVERTMKEIIEPTMRGMAESGHPFSGVFFAGLMITRKGPELIEYNVRFGDPECQVMMMRLKSDLLPLLLATANGTLDQVKAEWNDDPALTVVMASKGYPGAYEKNTPILSLPDAGEGEKVFHAGTGLRDGTLVSTGGRVLNVTASGGTVAEAKDRAYTLLDRVRWENGFCRRDIGWRAIERETGSA; encoded by the coding sequence ATGAAGGTTCTGTTGATCGGATCGGGCGGACGCGAGCATGCGCTCGCCTGGAAGCTGGCGCAATCGCCGTTGATGACGGAATTCTACGCCGCACCCGGCAATCCCGGCATTGCCGAACACGCCGTCCTCGTGCCGGTTGACATCGAGGATCACGAAGCGGTCGCGGCCTTCTGCAAGGACAAGGCGATCGATTTCGTCGTCGTCGGCCCGGAGGCGCCGCTGGTTGCCGGCCTTGCCGACCGGCTGCGCGCCGATGGCCTTTCGGTCTTCGGTCCTTCCGCTGCCGCAGCCCAGCTCGAGGGTTCCAAAGGCTTCACCAAGGATATCTGCGCCCGCTACGATATTCCGACAGGCACCTACCAGCGCTTCAACAATGGACCGAAGGCGAAAGCCTATATCCGCGCCGAGGGCGTGCCGATCGTCGTCAAGGCCGATGGTCTTGCCGCCGGCAAGGGCGTGACGGTTGCAATGACGCTCGATGAAGCTTTGGCCGCGGTCGACGACTGCTTCGAGGGCGCCTTTGGCGCTGCCGGCGCCGAAGTCGTCGTCGAGGCCTATCTCGATGGCGAGGAGGCGAGCTTCTTCTGCCTCTGCGATGGCAAACATGCGCTGCCGCTCGCAACCGCCCAGGATCATAAGCGAGTGGGAGAGGGCGATACCGGCGTCAATACCGGTGGCATGGGCGCCTATTCGCCGGCGCCTGTGATGACCGCCGAGATGGTCGAGCGGACGATGAAGGAGATCATCGAGCCGACGATGCGCGGCATGGCAGAGAGCGGTCATCCCTTCTCCGGCGTCTTTTTCGCCGGGCTGATGATCACCAGGAAGGGGCCGGAGCTCATCGAATACAATGTCCGCTTCGGCGACCCCGAATGCCAGGTGATGATGATGCGGTTGAAGAGCGATCTCCTGCCACTGCTGCTCGCCACCGCCAACGGCACGCTCGATCAGGTCAAGGCCGAATGGAACGACGATCCGGCACTGACGGTGGTCATGGCCTCGAAGGGGTATCCCGGCGCCTACGAGAAGAACACGCCGATCCTTTCCCTCCCGGATGCAGGCGAGGGCGAGAAGGTGTTTCATGCCGGCACGGGTCTGAGGGATGGCACATTGGTTTCGACCGGCGGCCGCGTGCTGAATGTTACCGCGTCCGGCGGCACGGTCGCCGAGGCCAAGGACCGCGCCTACACGCTGCTTGACAGGGTGAGATGGGAAAACGGCTTCTGCCGGCGCGACATCGGCTGGCGGGCGATCGAGCGCGAAACCGGCTCGGCGTGA
- a CDS encoding methyl-accepting chemotaxis protein codes for MKKLKIAHQLFALIGVLMAAFAVATYFEIRTSEQAIYDERFDMLRTQVESGISVLNTFHEREKAGQMTHEAAQAEAFEILKRVSFQPSGYLFGFDYNVIQLFHPSPVNLGKDMSGQVDKTGAKFSQALVDNGKAGGGRTFYYWTKPGQPEDQVFLKGGYSKAFEPWKIVVGTGVYLDDLQQKVNATIWKALTASLIVFVCGIAAAVFFIRGISHPLKDIHNALQSVAEEDVSIAIPHTGMNNEVGMMAKATQSLQEKIRERHAMSDREAAQQLALESERENNLRQQQDEATLQARVVTTIGQALEMIARGDLTVRCADLGQKYAALRDNFNDALSHLEAAMAKVSAKGTDIGTSKEEIRRASNELSQRTERQAASLEETSAALDELTVAVRQTADGAHEASKRVHSVSTEATHSDAIVTQAIEAMSGIEKSSSEITKIIGVIDEIAFQTNLLALNAGVEAARAGESGKGFAVVAQEVRELAQRSAAAAKEIKDQIARSSSQVDHGVRLVGEAGEALKRISDQIKAANEIVAKIAHSASEQDTTLRSISSSMNQLDAATQQNAAMAEETTASAETLATDTDELIDLIRGFRVGAPQHRQAEPMRRAG; via the coding sequence ATGAAAAAGCTCAAGATTGCGCATCAATTGTTTGCGCTGATCGGCGTCCTAATGGCTGCTTTTGCAGTGGCTACTTATTTCGAAATCCGCACCTCCGAACAGGCGATCTACGACGAGCGTTTCGACATGCTGCGCACGCAGGTCGAATCGGGCATCTCCGTCCTCAACACCTTCCATGAGCGCGAGAAGGCCGGTCAGATGACCCATGAGGCCGCCCAGGCCGAGGCCTTCGAAATCCTGAAGCGCGTCTCCTTTCAGCCATCCGGTTATCTCTTCGGCTTCGACTACAACGTCATCCAGCTCTTCCATCCGAGCCCGGTCAATCTCGGCAAGGACATGAGCGGCCAGGTCGACAAGACCGGCGCGAAATTCAGCCAGGCGCTGGTCGACAACGGCAAGGCCGGCGGCGGCCGCACTTTCTACTATTGGACCAAGCCGGGTCAGCCGGAAGACCAGGTCTTCCTCAAGGGCGGTTATTCCAAGGCCTTCGAGCCCTGGAAGATCGTCGTCGGCACCGGCGTTTATCTCGACGATCTGCAGCAGAAGGTCAATGCGACGATCTGGAAGGCGCTGACCGCCTCGCTGATCGTCTTCGTCTGCGGCATTGCCGCCGCCGTCTTCTTCATCCGCGGCATCTCCCATCCGCTGAAGGACATCCACAATGCACTGCAGTCGGTGGCCGAAGAGGACGTTTCGATCGCCATCCCGCATACCGGCATGAACAATGAAGTCGGCATGATGGCCAAGGCGACGCAGTCGCTGCAGGAAAAGATCAGGGAGCGCCATGCGATGTCGGATCGCGAGGCGGCCCAGCAACTGGCGCTGGAAAGCGAGCGCGAAAACAATCTGCGCCAGCAGCAGGACGAAGCAACGCTGCAGGCTCGCGTGGTGACGACCATCGGCCAGGCGCTGGAGATGATCGCCCGCGGCGATCTTACCGTTCGCTGCGCCGATCTCGGCCAGAAGTATGCCGCCCTTCGCGACAACTTCAACGATGCGCTGTCGCATCTCGAAGCCGCCATGGCCAAGGTCAGCGCCAAGGGCACCGATATCGGCACCAGCAAGGAAGAGATCCGCCGCGCTTCCAACGAACTGTCGCAGCGCACCGAGCGCCAGGCCGCCAGCCTCGAAGAAACTTCGGCCGCCCTCGATGAGCTCACTGTCGCTGTCCGCCAGACCGCCGATGGCGCCCATGAAGCCAGCAAGCGCGTCCACTCGGTCAGCACTGAAGCCACCCATAGCGATGCGATCGTCACCCAGGCGATCGAGGCGATGAGCGGCATCGAGAAGTCATCCTCGGAGATCACCAAGATCATCGGCGTCATCGACGAGATCGCCTTTCAGACCAACCTTCTGGCGCTGAATGCCGGTGTCGAGGCAGCTCGTGCCGGTGAAAGCGGCAAGGGTTTTGCGGTCGTCGCCCAGGAAGTGCGCGAACTTGCCCAGCGTTCCGCCGCTGCGGCCAAGGAGATCAAGGACCAGATCGCCCGCTCCTCCAGCCAGGTGGATCACGGCGTCCGTCTGGTCGGCGAGGCAGGCGAGGCGCTGAAGCGCATCTCCGACCAGATCAAGGCTGCCAACGAGATCGTCGCCAAGATCGCCCACAGCGCTTCCGAACAGGATACGACGCTGCGCTCGATCTCCTCGTCGATGAACCAGCTCGACGCCGCCACCCAGCAGAACGCCGCCATGGCCGAAGAGACCACGGCATCCGCCGAGACGCTGGCCACCGATACCGACGAGCTGATCGACCTCATCCGCGGCTTCCGAGTCGGCGCACCGCAGCACCGCCAGGCTGAACCGATGCGCCGGGCAGGCTGA
- a CDS encoding DUF2207 family protein codes for MTTSATILVLGIATAYLSGLLIFSAAICGILFIVFLVVTMFRHPERFPVATGTSEQFKQAISLFVGLPAILIVALGYIGMTEVIGEQQPYLVAILLHIAGIIGVLAMLRMPTSKQRQMRNNILSLHRYFHGEIDGPPMSIECYEHHLPFAVALGVEQRWTERFNLWRESEKMDAYAPDWRTSS; via the coding sequence TTGACGACTTCGGCGACAATTCTAGTTCTTGGCATTGCCACTGCCTATTTGTCGGGCCTCTTGATTTTTTCCGCGGCCATCTGCGGGATATTGTTCATTGTTTTTCTGGTGGTAACAATGTTCCGCCATCCAGAGCGGTTTCCCGTGGCCACCGGCACCTCCGAGCAGTTCAAACAGGCGATTAGTTTGTTTGTGGGTCTTCCGGCCATACTGATTGTTGCGCTTGGCTATATTGGCATGACTGAGGTGATCGGCGAACAGCAGCCATATCTGGTGGCGATCTTGCTGCACATTGCCGGCATTATCGGCGTTTTGGCGATGCTGCGCATGCCAACGTCGAAGCAGCGACAGATGCGCAATAACATCCTCAGTTTGCACCGTTATTTCCACGGCGAGATCGATGGCCCGCCAATGTCGATCGAATGCTACGAGCACCATCTGCCCTTCGCCGTCGCGCTTGGTGTCGAGCAACGGTGGACCGAACGTTTCAACCTCTGGCGAGAGAGCGAGAAGATGGATGCCTATGCTCCGGATTGGCGAACAAGTTCTTAG
- a CDS encoding plant virulence effector HPE1-like domain-containing protein gives MRQIFLGAAILLMAGSAMASSIEVVGKTAPSAEGSIVTETCAHCPPLQAELTKKDYTVPELKPGVLQASEIRDVGGEKKIYRTEGWMGGSPVVFVSKATPEAMLAEAPSADGIDMNATTAAVIGGDAKPVAAGMAEQPAALNASDFKLRF, from the coding sequence ATGCGTCAGATTTTTCTAGGTGCGGCAATCCTGCTGATGGCAGGCTCAGCAATGGCGTCCTCGATAGAGGTGGTCGGCAAGACTGCGCCGTCCGCTGAAGGCAGCATCGTCACCGAAACCTGCGCCCATTGCCCACCGCTCCAGGCGGAGCTCACCAAGAAGGACTATACGGTGCCGGAGCTGAAGCCCGGCGTCCTCCAGGCGAGTGAAATCCGCGATGTCGGCGGCGAAAAGAAGATCTATCGCACCGAAGGCTGGATGGGCGGCTCGCCCGTCGTCTTCGTCAGCAAGGCAACCCCGGAAGCGATGCTTGCCGAGGCGCCTTCAGCAGACGGCATCGACATGAATGCGACGACCGCAGCCGTCATCGGCGGCGACGCCAAGCCCGTTGCGGCCGGCATGGCGGAACAACCGGCAGCCCTTAACGCTTCCGATTTCAAGCTGCGTTTCTAG
- a CDS encoding LemA family protein gives MFVILAIIVVIALYLVFIYNGLVRARQMAEEAWSGIDVQLKRRADLIPNLIETVKGYAAHEKSTLEEVVELRNKAQAVPSGDVAGRAQVEGLLGQALGRVIALAEAYPDLKANQNFAELQASLETMEGELQMARRYYNGAARDLNVKVESFPSNLVAGQFDFAKREYFEITNEADRAVPTVKF, from the coding sequence ATGTTTGTGATACTCGCTATTATCGTTGTCATCGCGCTCTATCTCGTCTTCATCTACAACGGTCTGGTTCGCGCGCGGCAGATGGCGGAAGAGGCCTGGTCGGGCATCGATGTCCAGCTCAAGCGCCGCGCCGATCTGATCCCGAACCTGATCGAGACGGTCAAGGGTTATGCCGCCCACGAAAAATCGACGCTCGAAGAGGTGGTTGAGCTCCGCAACAAGGCGCAGGCCGTGCCGTCAGGCGATGTTGCCGGCAGGGCGCAGGTGGAAGGGCTGCTCGGCCAGGCGCTCGGCCGCGTCATCGCGCTCGCCGAAGCCTATCCCGATCTCAAGGCCAACCAGAACTTTGCGGAATTGCAGGCCTCGCTGGAAACCATGGAAGGCGAGCTGCAGATGGCCCGGCGTTATTACAACGGTGCCGCCCGCGACCTGAACGTCAAGGTCGAAAGCTTCCCGTCCAATCTCGTTGCCGGTCAGTTCGATTTTGCCAAGCGGGAATATTTCGAAATCACCAACGAGGCCGACCGCGCCGTCCCCACCGTGAAATTCTGA
- the aroA gene encoding 3-phosphoshikimate 1-carboxyvinyltransferase — translation MTRTAKLTIIPPGRPLSGRAMPPGSKSITNRALLLAGLAKGTSRLTGALKSDDTRYMAEALRAMGVAIDEPDDTSFVVTGTGRLLPPKTPLFLGNAGTATRFLTAAAALVDGIVIVDGDEHMRKRPIGPLVEAMRTLGIDVTAETGCPPVTVKGTGRFQADRIRIDGGLSSQYVSALLMMAAGGDRPVDIELVGEDIGALGYIDLTTAAMKAFGAKVEKTSPVTWRVEPTGYRAADFVVEPDASAATYLWAAEVLTGGVIDLGVPSDTFSQPDARAYDIIAKFPHLPAEIDGSQMQDAVPTLAVLAAFNETPVRFVGIANLRVKECDRIRALSTGLNRIVSGLAREEGDDLIVQSDPALVGKHLPAEIDSFADHRIAMSFALAGLKIDGITILDPDCVGKTFPAYWRTLAALGVTYQDKD, via the coding sequence ATGACACGCACAGCCAAACTCACGATCATCCCGCCGGGCAGGCCGCTTTCGGGCCGCGCCATGCCGCCGGGCTCCAAGTCGATCACCAATCGCGCGCTTCTGCTCGCCGGCCTTGCGAAGGGCACGAGCAGGCTGACCGGGGCGCTGAAGAGCGACGATACGCGTTATATGGCCGAAGCGCTGCGCGCCATGGGTGTTGCGATCGACGAGCCAGACGACACCAGCTTCGTCGTTACCGGCACCGGCAGGTTGCTGCCGCCGAAGACGCCGCTCTTCCTCGGCAATGCCGGCACGGCGACACGCTTCCTGACGGCGGCTGCGGCTTTGGTCGACGGCATCGTCATCGTCGATGGCGACGAGCATATGCGCAAGCGCCCGATCGGCCCGCTGGTCGAGGCGATGCGCACGCTCGGCATCGACGTCACCGCAGAGACCGGCTGCCCGCCGGTCACCGTCAAGGGCACCGGCCGCTTCCAGGCCGACCGCATCCGCATCGATGGCGGCCTGTCCAGCCAGTATGTCTCGGCGCTGCTGATGATGGCGGCCGGCGGCGACCGGCCGGTCGATATCGAACTCGTCGGCGAGGATATCGGCGCGCTCGGCTATATCGATCTGACCACCGCGGCGATGAAAGCCTTCGGCGCCAAGGTCGAGAAGACCAGCCCGGTCACCTGGCGCGTCGAGCCGACCGGCTATCGCGCCGCCGATTTCGTCGTCGAGCCGGATGCCTCGGCCGCGACCTATCTCTGGGCAGCCGAAGTGCTGACGGGTGGCGTGATCGATCTCGGTGTTCCCTCCGATACCTTCTCTCAGCCGGATGCGCGCGCCTATGACATCATCGCCAAATTCCCGCATCTGCCGGCGGAGATCGACGGCTCGCAGATGCAGGATGCCGTTCCGACCCTTGCCGTGCTTGCCGCTTTCAACGAGACACCGGTTCGCTTCGTCGGCATCGCCAACCTGCGGGTCAAGGAATGCGACCGCATCCGGGCGCTTTCGACCGGGCTCAACCGCATTGTTTCAGGCCTTGCCCGCGAAGAGGGCGATGATCTGATCGTGCAGTCGGATCCCGCACTGGTGGGCAAGCATCTGCCGGCGGAGATCGACAGCTTCGCCGATCACCGCATCGCCATGAGTTTCGCGCTCGCCGGGCTGAAGATCGACGGCATCACCATTCTCGATCCCGATTGCGTCGGCAAGACCTTCCCCGCCTACTGGCGGACGCTGGCAGCACTTGGCGTGACCTATCAGGACAAAGATTGA
- a CDS encoding S49 family peptidase — MAGFLRKLMPKRFRKDGITIPVVRLQGAIISGGGQFRPTLNLANVSPVLEKAFAMKDAPAVAISINSPGGSPVQSRLIFTRIRELAREKQKKVLVFVEDVAASGGYMIALAGDEIIADATSIVGSIGVVSGGFGFPELLKKIGVERRVYTAGENKVILDPFQPEKEKDIEYLKSLQLEIHQVFISMVRERRAGKLRDDAAVFSGLFWSGTRGLELGLIDGLGDMRQELKRRYGQKTKLELVTAGRGLFGRRIPGVSPVSLEGAASGLATGLVEAAEERALWSRFGL, encoded by the coding sequence ATGGCCGGATTCTTGAGAAAACTGATGCCGAAACGGTTCCGCAAGGACGGCATCACCATTCCGGTCGTTCGCCTGCAGGGGGCGATCATCAGCGGCGGCGGCCAGTTCCGGCCGACCCTCAACCTCGCCAATGTCTCTCCGGTCCTGGAAAAGGCCTTCGCCATGAAGGACGCACCGGCAGTCGCCATCTCCATCAATTCGCCGGGCGGCTCGCCCGTACAGTCGCGCCTGATCTTCACCCGCATTCGCGAGCTCGCCCGCGAGAAGCAGAAGAAGGTTCTGGTCTTCGTCGAGGATGTCGCCGCCTCGGGCGGTTACATGATCGCGCTTGCCGGCGACGAGATCATCGCCGACGCCACCTCGATCGTCGGCTCGATCGGCGTCGTCTCCGGCGGTTTCGGCTTTCCCGAACTCTTGAAGAAGATCGGCGTCGAGCGCCGCGTCTATACGGCGGGCGAAAACAAGGTGATCCTCGATCCTTTCCAGCCGGAAAAGGAAAAGGACATCGAGTATCTGAAAAGCCTGCAGCTCGAAATCCATCAGGTCTTCATATCCATGGTGCGCGAACGTCGCGCCGGCAAGCTGAGGGACGATGCAGCGGTGTTTTCCGGCCTGTTCTGGAGCGGCACGCGCGGCCTCGAACTCGGCCTCATCGATGGCCTCGGCGACATGCGCCAGGAGTTGAAAAGGCGCTACGGCCAGAAGACCAAGCTGGAGCTCGTCACCGCGGGCCGCGGCCTGTTCGGCCGCCGGATTCCCGGTGTATCGCCGGTCTCGCTCGAAGGTGCTGCATCCGGTCTCGCGACGGGGCTTGTCGAAGCGGCGGAAGAGAGAGCATTGTGGAGCCGGTTCGGGCTTTGA